The Clostridium cylindrosporum DSM 605 genome includes the window CAATTTTACTAAGCTTACTTGAAACACTTTTTACGTTCTCAGGTCTGTCTACCCTAACAACGTATGATTCAGGAAGTGGATTGTTTTTCTCCATACCACTTGCTAGATCTGCTTGATCTCCTAATTGGCTTTTCATTTTTTCCAGTGCCTGTTCCTTTGTTTCATACCCAATTTCCTTAATGTGAGGAATATTTTTTATTATAGGCTCAATTGCTTTAGCTGCCTCTTCCTTAATACCTTTATTTAAGTAAACTTTAATTTCTATTTGGTCTCCAACAGACTTAACCATATTATTTAAATTAAGAGCCATCATCATAAAGGCACCAAATATAAATAATGTTGCAGCAACAGTTCCTATTGATGCTATACTCATTATTCTATTTCTAACAATCCCTTTAAAACTATCTAAAAAGAACTGCTTCATTGTTCTAATCTTCATAGCCATATACCCCCCTTTGTTGGTCTCTAACTACTACTCCTTTTTCAATGGCAATAACTCTTTTCTTCATCCTATCTACTATATCCTTAGCATGAGTTGCCATAACTATCGTAGTTCCTGATTTATTTATTTCCTTCAGTATATCCATAATTTCCCATGAAGTTTCTGGATCAAGGTTTCCTGTAGGCTCATCACAAATTAGTATCTTTGGATTGTTAGCAAGAGCTCTTGCAAGGGCTATTCTTTGTTGTTCTCCACCTGATAACTGGTCAGGATATTGATTAGCCTTAGATGAAAGTCCGACCTGTGATAGTACCTGTGGAACCCTTTTCTTAATATCCTTTGGATTTGATTCAATTATTTGCATAGCAAATGCTACATTTTCAAAAACTGTTTTATCTGATAATAGTCTAAAGTCTTGAAATACTACTCCTATACCTCTTCTATAGTATGGTATCTCTTTTCTTTTTAATAGATTTGTTTCCTGATTATTTACAAAAATCTGACCACTAGTTAAATCTACTTCCTTCATTAAAAGCTT containing:
- the ftsE gene encoding cell division ATP-binding protein FtsE, which translates into the protein MIKLKNVSKVYANNHIALSNINIDIEKGEFVFLVGPSGAGKSTFIKLLMKEVDLTSGQIFVNNQETNLLKRKEIPYYRRGIGVVFQDFRLLSDKTVFENVAFAMQIIESNPKDIKKRVPQVLSQVGLSSKANQYPDQLSGGEQQRIALARALANNPKILICDEPTGNLDPETSWEIMDILKEINKSGTTIVMATHAKDIVDRMKKRVIAIEKGVVVRDQQRGVYGYED